Proteins from a genomic interval of Vanacampus margaritifer isolate UIUO_Vmar chromosome 4, RoL_Vmar_1.0, whole genome shotgun sequence:
- the LOC144050492 gene encoding CKLF-like MARVEL transmembrane domain-containing protein 3, whose translation MGDMEAPDSRQPRRSVLQSVLPSREFASSRKGMLLIAEVALSFVDFVCFAASTAAAFVTVPLLEFLAALFLLFAYSTKFNERFKGFLWPLMDFMRCVTAAIIFFIISIIAVSKYVDGSSKAAGVFGFIATIAFALDFYLIFNELANFLKQGGDAAEEAPRQQDECSDSDSD comes from the exons ATGGGAGACATGGAAGCTCCCGACTCGAGGCAGCCGCGTCGCAGCGTGCTGCAGTCGGTCCTCCCCAGCAGAGAGTTCGCCTCCTCCAGGAAAGGAATGCTGCTCATCGCTGAAGTG GCGCTGTCCTTCGTGGACTTCGTATGCTTCGCCGCGTCCACGGCGGCCGCCTTCGTGACGGTGCCGCTGCTGGAGTTCCTGGCTGCTCTCTTCCTGCTCTTCGCCTACTCGACTAAATTCAACGAGAGGTTCAAAGGCTTCCTGTGGCCTCTCATG GATTTTATGAGATGCGTGACTGCTGCCATCATCTTTTTCATCATTTCCATAATTGCCGTGTCCAAATATGTGGATGGTTCCTCCAAAGCTGCCGGG GTTTTTGGCTTCATCGCTACCATTGCATTTGCTTTAGATTTTTATCTGATTTTTAACGAGCTGGCCAATTTCCTGAAGCAAGGCGGAGACGCCGCTGAGGAGGCCCCCAGACAGCAAG ATGAATGTTCAGACTCTGATTCGGACTGA
- the LOC144050976 gene encoding cyclin-dependent kinase inhibitor 1B-like: protein MNDVVPTKLVRKRLFGTVDHDHVDRELEQKLHQISQDVTKRWNFVFETETPLPGRLQWEKNPVQSIAAFYHESTWDKKTFSTTVANEETGEAEQGVGSGNKWPAEVTPGPKKRTRPKTTHDDQTTGVLVSKARVPAKHRCTEMGRRLYI from the exons ATGAACGACGTCGTGCCTACAAAGTTGGTCCGCAAACGTCTGTTTGGCACCGTCGACCACGACCACGTAGACCGAGAGTTAGAACAGAAGCTCCACCAAATTAGCCAGGATGTCACCAAGCGCTGGAATTTCGTCTTCGAGACCGAGACGCCGCTGCCCGGCAGGTTGCAGTGGGAGAAAAATCCGGTGCAAAGCATAGCTGCGTTTTACCACGAGTCCACCTGGGACAAGAAAACTTTTTCTACCACTGTGG CAAATGAGGAGACTGGGGAGGCTGAACAGGGCGTCGGCTCTGGTAACAAGTGGCCTGCTGAAGTCACCCCTGGCCCAAAGAAGAGGACACGCCCAAAGACCACACACGATGATCAAACTACAG GTGTGTTGGTCTCAAAGGCACGTGTTCCAGCAAAGCATCGTTGCACTGAAATGGGACGACGCCTCTACATTTGA